From Pyrenophora tritici-repentis strain M4 chromosome 1, whole genome shotgun sequence, the proteins below share one genomic window:
- a CDS encoding Atrophin-1 multi-domain protein: MPPVRSTSGARSPEHRALPFSHSRHTSQVQPLGQAAAADVYSPAPNTSHNSHGVQQVPSRSSILTPPVKEEPRNPPTSLPSAQPQPLLHSQLQHPQRSQPTMHNTPPPAVPKPAAEPRKSNLMSLLNDTDPEEPRRKKPSEQGPPSHSSTPQQTAPIAPPPPTTQSYSLSRRPPYEDTMVVQPPFSRQSYAQQSSIPTASSSRPIDLTDDKQPPVTRPSLRDTWQAQQPFHRGMSQTPQLGSISSSQSGLPQPPVAHERSYANHRSVFGQHNTPRQNPTPPPLSGFNNSPNPHSRTPSISGPPGSLPRHAIPGTTSTQHAQALNASAQILQPNPYAQVDPPGSGGPPSGPMGMRPSPHLPASHISQQRDSSGRNDHSQTSNANLSYSNPQTPNELSGQHPFQSLNRLTEPYRPRDPRDAHDMDHRQISDRDTSRELSQRTDYLRDQLSNPVSRATGPPMHEDMRYQPQDRVYLSQRSQTPLSRPDHGQPPPLQHPPHSSLGVANHSLYSQRVPDEPSHHFMRDPQNRSISNRIREEHAQMQHHHHAAAHREEHVRRENEMREREMREREMRDHEMRDRDMRERSARDAHYRESIMRGRDMRGPPPPPGSGPGSMSDQRPPPTTPMDWVNGVRHQQERGPWQR; this comes from the coding sequence ATGCCTCCAGTACGCTCAACTTCTGGTGCGAGATCACCCGAGCATCGAGCCTTGCCATTCTCACATTCCCGGCACACATCACAAGTCCAGCCGCTCGGCCAAGCTGCAGCAGCCGACGTGTATTCACCGGCACCCAATACCAGTCATAACTCTCATGGTGTGCAACAGGTACCATCGCGGTCATCTATCCTCACACCACCTGTCAAAGAAGAGCCTAGGAATCCACCAACATCGCTTCCCTCCGCTCAGCCCCAACCATTGCTGCATTCACAATTGCAGCACCCACAACGCAGCCAGCCAACTATGCACAACACTCCTCCACCTGCTGTACCTAAGCCTGCTGCTGAGCCGCGAAAGTCGAATCTAATGTCACTCCTCAACGACACTGACCCAGAGGAGCCTAGACGGAAGAAGCCAAGCGAACAGGGGCCTCCATCGCACAGCTCTACACCTCAGCAGACCGCACCGATTGCACCGCCTCCGCCAACAACCCAAAGCTACTCGTTGTCCAGACGTCCACCCTATGAAGACACCATGGTAGTTCAGCCTCCCTTTTCTCGCCAATCTTATGCTCAACAGTCATCAATTCCTACTGCTTCATCGAGCAGGCCAATCGACTTGACGGACGACAAACAGCCGCCAGTAACTAGACCAAGCTTACGTGATACATGGCAAGCTCAGCAGCCGTTCCATAGAGGGATGTCGCAGACTCCGCAACTTGGTTCAATTTCATCTTCGCAGTCTGGGTTGCCTCAGCCGCCTGTTGCTCATGAGAGGTCATACGCCAACCATCGGTCTGTCTTTGGTCAGCATAACACGCCGCGCCAGAATCCAACACCGCCACCTCTTTCCGGTTTCAACAATTCGCCAAACCCTCATTCGCGTACACCAAGCATAAGTGGACCACCTGGTTCACTGCCTCGACATGCAATCCCAGGTACAACATCGACACAGCATGCACAGGCGCTAAACGCCTCGGCACAGATCCTGCAGCCCAACCCATATGCACAAGTCGACCCACCGGGAAGTGGCGGACCACCATCTGGACCAATGGGTATGCGTCCGAGCCCACACCTGCCGGCAAGCCATATATCACAGCAGCGAGACTCATCTGGACGCAACGACCATTCGCAGACCTCGAACGCAAATTTGTCATATTCGAACCCCCAAACGCCGAATGAGCTTTCAGGCCAGCATCCTTTCCAGAGCTTGAATCGGTTGACTGAACCGTACCGGCCCCGTGATCCCCGTGATGCCCATGATATGGATCATCGACAAATTTCAGATCGCGATACCAGTCGTGAGCTATCTCAGAGAACCGACTATCTGCGTGATCAACTCTCCAATCCTGTGTCACGCGCGACTGGTCCACCAATGCACGAGGATATGCGTTATCAGCCTCAAGATCGCGTGTATCTCTCGCAACGATCTCAGACCCCGCTGTCTAGGCCCGACCACGGTCAGCCTCCGCCTTTGCAGCATCCCCCACATTCATCGCTTGGTGTGGCAAATCACTCTCTCTACAGTCAACGTGTACCGGATGAACCATCACATCACTTTATGCGTGACCCTCAGAACCGTAGCATATCGAACCGTATTCGCGAAGAACACGCACAAATGCAACATCACCACCATGCGGCGGCTCATCGCGAGGAACATGTAAGAAGAGAAAACGAGATGAGGGAGCGGGAGATGCGGGAACGCGAGATGAGGGATCATGAGATGAGAGATCGTGATATGCGGGAACGTTCCGCCCGTGATGCACATTATAGGGAAAGCATTATGAGAGGAAGAGACATGAGAGGACCGCCACCACCCCCAGGATCGGGACCTGGATCCATGTCTGATCAACGCCCGCCTCCTACTACACCCATGGACTGGGTCAATGGCGTCAGGCATCAACAGGAGCGGGGCCCTTGGCAGCGTTGA
- a CDS encoding TT-ORF1 multi-domain protein — MATTPFAPPSRRGDFLFSSVLYADPGNSNHHARASVAELAALLRPEAPNLYNKGQKPGVATPAKDPAWHFYSAQLIHYGLPVTKEKNTAKVRLLNALNQFKLEVPAWVLKVESDLKKEWEAECRRVKKAGVGAGAGMGVKGMGAKTSKVKTQAGESSGGGSFSTSNGVNVTVNLNLSSSLGVSADSFAKKPSPAKRKRGDGDDGGSNDTPKKAARVIKAPASKKAAMTKEPAAKKEPAVKKAPAVKKEPAPKKEPKVKKEPAPRSKVKKEQYDDPSDRAIIMSGMYDITSDTASDTWQEYQLDLSLSTDPNRGVWWATFRWGAWDGIMRIQPAPGFNLFGQCELGWRMRDLETGQLTFGKRCTGDIEFFANQTLRGCLYEVPGAGALQFEGTRVSGPAVQDDLQHEWDDFVKQAYGR, encoded by the exons ATGGCCACAACGCCCTTCGCTCCACCCTCCCGCCGCGGCGacttcctcttctcctcGGTCCTCTACGCCGACCCCGGAAACTCCAATCACCACGCCCGCGCCAGCGTCGCCGAGCTCGCCGCGCTCTTGCGCCCCGAAGCCCCCAATCTGTACAACAAAGGTCAAAAGCCTGGTGTTGCGACACCAGCAAAGGATCCGGCCTGGCACTTTTATAGCGCGCAGTTGATTCACTATGGACTTCCGGTtaccaaggagaagaataCGGCAAAAGTTCGGCTGCTGAATGCGTTGAATCAATtcaagctggaggtgccGGCGTGGGTGTTGAAGGTGGAGAGCGACCTGAAGAAGGAGTGGGAGGCGGAGTGTAGGAGAGTAAAGAAGGCTGGTGTTGGTGCTGGTGCGGGCATGGGGGTGAAGGGTATGGGAGCGAAGACGAGTAAAGTGAAGACGCAGGCTGGTGAGAGTAGTGGTGGAGGTAGTTTCTCAACAAGCAACGGCGTTAACGTTACTG TCAACCTCAATCTTTCATCCAGTCTGGGTGTTTCTGCGGATAGCTTTGCGAAGAAGCCATCGCCGGCGAAGCGTAAGCGTGGTGATGGGGATGATGGGGGCTCAAATGATACGCCAAAGAAGGCGGCGAGGGTGATCAAGGCGCCAGCATCAAAGAAGGCAGCGATGACCAAGGAACCAGCAGCTAAGAAAGAGCCCGCAGTCAAAAAGGCACCAGCCGTAAAGAAAGAGCCCGCGCCTAAAAAGGAGCCGAAAGTCAAGAAAGAACCAGCACCCAGGTCGAAAGTGAAAAAGGAACAGTATGACGACCCCAGCGACCGCGCTATCATCATGAGTGGCATGTACGACATCACCAGCGATACAGCCAGCGACACATGGCAAGAATACCAACTCGATCTCAGTCTTTCCACCGATCCCAACCGCGGCGTCTGGTGGGCGACATTCCGCTGGGGCGCCTGGGACGGCATCATGCGCATTCAACCCGCCCCTGGTTTCAACCTCTTTGGCCAGTGCGAGCTAGGCTGGCGTATGCGTGATCTGGAGACGGGCCAATTGACCTTTGGCAAGAGATGTACGGGAGACATTGAGTTTTTCGCCAATCAGACATTGAGGGGTTGCTTGTACGAGGTACCTGGAGCAGGGGCATTGCAGTTTGAAGGGACTAGGGTGTCGGGTCCGGCGGTACAAGATGATCTGCAGCATGAGTGGGATGATTTTGTTAAGCAGGCCTATGGGCGTTGA